In the Parasteatoda tepidariorum isolate YZ-2023 chromosome 3, CAS_Ptep_4.0, whole genome shotgun sequence genome, one interval contains:
- the LOC107449918 gene encoding CB1 cannabinoid receptor-interacting protein 1, with translation MKYNLTLGVKRDDDNSVVYYKQDGQRFLYNCTIKMNVETTYKFSVNFRPPIQVKSATIKNSILDVREEEFTPESSTYALLWTTNDVCVSKKNVRDHFSLNLTIQGLGSLEIPLQFKFYKSNDKSHSVWGNDLHHIEYECSYKDESGIFEIGKEVFR, from the exons ATGAAATACAATTTGACACTAGGCGTTAAAAGGGATGATGATAACTCAGTCGTATATTACAAA CAAGATGGGCAGAGATTTTTATACAATTGTACAATCAAGATGAATGTAGAGACTACTTATAAATTTTCCGTCAACTTTCGCCCACCTATTCAAGTCAA gtctgcaactataaaaaattctatattagaTGTAAGAGAAGAAGAATTTACACCAGAATCATCTACTTATGCACTGTTATGGACGACTAATGATGTCTgtgtttcaaagaaaaatgttcGAGATCATTTTTCTCTTAATCTTACT attcaaGGCTTGGGAAGTTTGGAAATACCATTGCAGTTCaagttttataaatcaaatgatAAGAGCCATTCAGTTTGGGGCAACGATTTACATCACATTGAATATGAATGCAGTTATAAAGATGAAAGTGGTATCTTTGAAATAGGAAAAGAAGTTTTCAGATGA